From a single Cotesia glomerata isolate CgM1 linkage group LG6, MPM_Cglom_v2.3, whole genome shotgun sequence genomic region:
- the LOC123267721 gene encoding uncharacterized protein LOC123267721 — protein sequence MVWSRPPGDPRVWSNVETVKADGKKVKFIIQEIPPNRYAEALDHLCTVFISSEPACRSIKLIDDAESVAEIRVFWATALNQGISIGVYEADENNQISKFAGMNVLVMGHKDEDKTITPIKSTMSRAEKLITFMRNLTAEVDFSKRWGVDYYLSAAGLDVDTNYRRLGLGTHLLLARDKIAQAYNISVTFTFFSSPASQKTAEKAGLKAFFEKRWNDIVDDKGNIVFSGLGDTYCKVMEKKFK from the exons ATGGTTTGGTCTCGCCCACCGGGTGATCCAAGAGTTTGGTCTAATGTTGAAACTGTCAAGGCAGAtggaaaaaaagttaaattcatAATTCAAGAAATACCTCCGAACAGATATGCAGAAGCTCTAGATCATTTGTGCACTGTTTTCATTTCAAGCGAACCGGCATGTCGAAGTATCA AATTGATTGATGATGCAGAATCAGTAGCTGAAATACGTGTTTTTTGGGCTACAGCTCTCAATCAAGGAATTTCCATCGGTGTATATGAAGCAGATGAAAACAATCAAATATCTAAATTTGCCGGAATGAATGTATTAGTAATGGGTCATAAAGATGAAGATAAGACGATTACACCTATTAAG AGTACCATGTCTAGAGCTGAAAAACTAATTACCTTCATGCGAAACCTTACTGCAGAAGTGGACTTCTCTAAAAGATGGGGTGTCGATTACTATTTGAGTGCTGCTGGGTTAGATGTAGATACTAATTATCGTCGTCTAGGATTGGGGACTCATCTGTTATTAGCGAG AGATAAGATAGCTCAAGCATACAACATCTCAGTTACTTTCACATTTTTCTCTTCACCAGCCTCACAAAAAACTGCGGAGAAAGCTGGCTTGAAAgccttttttgaaaaacgttgGAACGACATTGTTGATGACAAAGGAAACATTGTTTTTTCAGGACTTGGAGATACTTATTGCAAAGTAATGGAAAAGAAATTCAAGTAA